Part of the Caulifigura coniformis genome, ACCAAAGGGACCGGCGGATTCGCGGCGACGGACTCGGAGGGGAAATTCGCAGTCAAGCATCAGTCAGGAAAAGACGGTATCGAGCCAGGGCGATATCGAATCGTTCTATCCCGGATGATGAAGTCGGATGGCAGCCCAATCCCAAGCGGCGAATCTGCAATGGATCATGGTGGCGTCGAGACCATTCCACTGAAGTACACGAGCCCCACCACAACGCCACTTCAGCCGAACTGCACCGATAAGAGTGAGCCAATGATCCTAGAACTCCAGGGCAAGTGACGCCTGCTGCCGAGCCCAACGTTGCGCCGCCGGGGAAGCAGAGCCATTTGTGGCTTTATGGTATTGTCTGCGCGCTGCCGATTCTCTTCGCGATCGCATATTTGCTCCTTGCGCCCCTGCGACGTAGTTCATCAGTGGAACGCGGAGGTTCGGAATTCCCGCGCTCGCCTTTGATGTTCGCCAAATCGACGATCGGGCCGGACGCCGTGACTCCTCCCTGGATCACGAACGTCCGGATCGCCGATCTCGACGGGGACGGCCGGTCGGACGTCCTCGCGTGCGACGCGCGTTTGAACACGGTCTGGTGGTATCGACAGACGCCGGCAGGCTCATGGGAAGAGCATCGGCTTGGCGAGGACCTAGTCGCCCCTGCCCATGCCACTGTCGTTGATCTGGATGGCGATGGCCGCAACGACGTGCTGGTCGCGGAACTGGGCAGCATCTGGCCCGAAGATGGCGTGATCGGGCGTGTCATCCTGCTGAAGAACGTGACGGAAGCGGCCGGGAAGGGGACGCCGCGCTTTGAAAAGCGGGTTGTTCTGGACGATGTGCGGCGCGTCAGCGATGTGCAGGCTGGCGATCTGAACGGTGACGGGCGGATCGACCTCGTCGTCGCGGCATTCGGCTACGACCGCGGCGAAGTGCTGTGGCTGGAGAACATGGGGGACCTCAAGTTTCGCGATCATTCGCTGCACTCCGCCCCAGGTGCCATTCACGTCCCCCTGGCCGATTTCAACCGGGACGGGCGGACCGACATCGTGACGATCGTTTCACAGGATGAAGAAGAACTGTGGGGCTTCGAGAACGTCGGAGAGGGGAAGTTTCAGTCGCGGAAGCTGTGGTCAACTCCGAACTTCGACCTGGGTTCGGCGGGACTCGTGGCTGATGACCTGGACCAGGATGGACTGATCGACCTGGTGCTGCCGGTGGGGGACAACCTCGAGGACATCAACAGCTATCCGCAGCCCTATCATGGTTGCCTGTGGTTTCGGAATCGGGGGGACTGGACGTTCGACGTCCAGCGGATCGCGACATTCGGGGGGACCTACGCCGCGGCCGTCGGCGATCTCAACGGCGACAGGCATCGCGACGTGGTCCTCGTGAGCATGTTCAACGACTGGGATGATCCGCGGCATGCGAGCATCATCTGGCTGGAGAATGACGGAAAGCAGAACTTCCGGCCGTGGCAGATCGACGAGAAGCCGACGCACCTGGTGACGGTCGATTGCGGCGACCTCAATGGAGACGGGCGGGACGACATCGTCGCTGGCGGGCTGCATCTGACATCGCCTTTCGACCGCCTCGGGCGGATGACGTCGTGGAGCCCGACGACAAAGGGGACGCCATGAGCCGTGTCACTCTTCCGGCCGTGCTGATTGCCCTGGAGTTACTGGCAGGTGGTGCGGCGATTGGCTGGCGGTTGACGCAGCGCGTGCCGCCGGAGGTCCAGTGGGCGCGGCTGGATCCCGCGACGGCGGAAGAGCTGCGCGAACTGCGCACGCGCGTTGGGCGTTCGCCCGAACGATGGCTGCAGCTGGGGGAGGCCTACCTGGCGTTCGGGTTCTTACCGGAGGCCGAAGCGACGCTGGCCGAGTCGCTCCGGCTGGAGCCCGACTCCTTCGATATCCGGTATGCCCGGGGCTACGCGCTTCAGAGACTGGGACGCCTCGATGAGGCGATCGACCAATTGCAGCAGGCGGCCGAAATCGCCCCGCCGGTGAAGGAATCGACGTGCTGGTATCACATCGGTCGCGGCCAGCTGCGGAAAGAGGCGACCAACGCGGCGGAACTGGCGTTTCGACGGCATCCCAATTTTCCGCCGTCGGCTTTCCAGCTCGCAAAGATTCTTGTCCGTTCCGATCGGGCCAAAGAGGCGCTTCCGATTCTCGATGAACTGGATCGAAGGTTCCCCGGATCGCTGCAGCCGAGACAACTTCGTGCGCTGGCAGAGGAGGCATTGAAGACAGGCTCAGAGCCTGCCCGGACCCGTCGGCTCATTGAAACGGCCCCGGAGAAGGTGCAGCTGACGGATCATCACCAGTTCCTCGGGCCGACGCGCTTTCGCTACGGGGCGGGCTCGAAAGTGGCGGCGTTTCAGAAGTGGCGTTCCCAGGGGCAGGACAAGGCGGCCGCCGCGGGGTTCCTGGAACTGATGGAGAGCCTCAACGCGGAAGACCAGCACAAACTTGCCCCGATGCTCGCCGAACTGGAACTCCAGCTTCAACAGCCGGAGATCACGGAACGTCTGCTGATGGACTATTTCGAATCGGCGGCCGTGACGCCCAAAACTCTGATGCTGTTCGGCGATGCGCATACGATGCAGCGGCATTGGGACCAGGCGCTGGAGATCTACCTGCGCGTGCTCCAGATGCGGCCGGACAGCGAGATTCATCGTCGCCTGTCGCTGTGTTTCGAGCGGGTCAAAGACGCCGACAAGGCCCGCTTTCATACGGCCCGTGCGCTTTGTTACGAGGGAATCGAGGCGTTCCGTCGGAATGAGCTTCCCGAGGCGCTGGCCGCGCTGAACGAATCGGTCCGCTTGGATCCCGCGCAGGACCTTGCGTGGTTCTACCTGGGGGAAGCGGAGTCGAGCAGTGGCAATCAACTGATGGCTCGGCAGGCCTACGAGAAATGCCTGGTGCTGAATCCTCACTTCGGCCGGGCCGCGGTCGTGCTTGGGGAATCGGCCCTCTGACGCGGTCCTCGATCAGCGATCTTCGCGTTCCGAAAACATTCAGGTTCTTTCAGGCGCGGCCGTGCGATAGACTGGCGAGCGCCGAACAAGAAGTTCGGGCGTCCCGTCGGCCGTGGCAGGCATGCCGAGTGTTGCGGGGAAGCCGGTTTCAATGCTGCAACCGCCTCCGCCGCCATGATCTACCAGAACCCCTCGGATGACGTGCTGCGCAGTGCGCATCTCATCACGCTGTATGACCCGCGCGTTCCGGGCTGGAACCTCATCCTGATCGATGAAGTCGATCGAGGAACCTACACCGGCAAGACGTGGAACGTCGTCGACATCGCGGCCGATTCGACCGACCCCGCCGCCGTCCAGCAATGGCGCGACTCGATTGCCCATATCCGCTCGACTGGGCCCGAGGGCTGAGAAGGGCTGCAGGGCCTGAGAGGGGGAGGCCGACTCTCGACCGTCGCCTTCGGCTGGTTTACGCTGGCGGATCGGGACTCTCCCTGACGCTCAAGTGGAGTGGAGTCGATGCGACTTGGTTGCGCGCCTGTCTGTCTGTGGGGCCTGCTGGCCGTGATTGCGGCCTGGGCCGCGGCGCCGTCATGCGGCGCTGATCCTGCTCCCGATTATTCCACGCAGGTTGCTCCGCTGCTGACGAAATACTGTGCCGGGTGTCACAAGTCGGACGAGCCGGAAGGGAAGTTCTCGGTCTCGACGTGGCCCGAACTCCAGAAGGGGGGGGAGCATGGCCCGGCGTTTCTGGCCGGCGACAGCGGTTCGAGCCGATTGATCCGGCTAATCACCGGCGCCAGCGATCCGAAGATGCCGCCGGAGGGCGAAACGCAGCCCACCGAAGGCGAAATCGCCGTTCTCAAGGCATGGATCGATTCCGGGGCGAAAGGTCCTTCGGGGAGTGAGCCGGATCGCCCCCGACTCGTCGTCCCCTCGATCGCCTCGCGGGTGAAGCGGCAGCCGGTGACAGCCATTGCTGCGTCGCCCGACGGCAGGCGACTGGCCGTAGCCGGGTTCGAGGCCGTGCACGTCCTGACGAGGGCCAACCTGGCGCGAGCTGATGCGCCGAAAGTGGGAGAGTGGGGAACGGTCCGGACGCTGACGGGGCTTGCGGGAAAGGTCCAGTCGCTCCATTTTTCGGCCGATTCCGAGCGTTTGATCTGCGCGTCAGGGGTGCCGGGCCTGGCCGGAAAGGCGTCGCTGTGGGAAGTGGTCGAGGGGCGTCTTGAGAAGCTGAGAGAATTCGAAGGTCATCGCGACACGGTCTATGACGCCGAACTGTCGCCGGATGGAAAACTCGTCGCGACGTGCAGCTACGACCGCCGCGCGATCCTGTGGGACGCCGAATCGGGCGCGCAGCTGCGGGTCCTCGAAGGACATACCGGGGCGATTTACGATGTCGCCTTCAGCCCCGACGGCAAGGTGGTTGCGACGGCCAGCGCCGACGATACGTGCAAGCTGTGGGCGGCCTCGACGGGCGAACGCCTCGATACGCTCATCCAGCCGCTGAAGGAATGTTACGCCGTCGCGTTTTCTCCCGATGGCGAACGGGTCCTCGCAGGCGGCGCCGACAGCCGGATCCGGGTGTGGCAGTTCGTCTCGAAGACGAAGCCCGCAATCAATCCCCAGATTGAAGCCCGCTTCGCCCACGAGGGCGCGATCCTGCAGATGGCGCTGACTCCAGATGGTTCGCGCCTGATCACGGCGGCGGACAACCGGACCATCAAGCTCTGGGAGACAACGCGGTTGACGGAGATTCACTTGTACGAGTCGCAGCCCTCGCTGCCTGTGGCCCTGGCCGTGTCGGGAGATGGGCGTGAGTTCTTCGTCGGGCGGCTCGATGGCTCACTGGCCCGCTACGACATCCCCCAGGCGAAGTCGACAGCGACGACGCTCCCCACGGTCGCCGCGACACCGGCGGAACCGATGCCGATGCCGTCTGAAATGGCGACGACTGCCGAGCAGGAGCCGAACAATGAGCCGGGCTCGGCCACGCCTATCACAGCTCCCGGGACGGCGACCGGCATTGTCCATTCGGCCGGCGACGACCGACCGGACGTCGACCATTTTCGATTCCCGGCCAAAGCCGGCCAGGCAATCGTGCTCGAGGTGAATGCGGCCCGGAGCAAGTCGCCGCTGGATTCCCAGATTGAAGTGCTGACGGCCGCCGGGGAGCGAATCCCGCGCGTCGAACTGCAGGCGGTGAAAGACTCGTATTTCACGTTCCGCGGCAAGAACGGGACCCAGGCCGACGACTTCCGCATCTTTAACTGGGAAGAGATGGAGCTGAACGAGCTGCTCTACTGCAACGGCGAGGTGGTGAAGCTCTGGCATTACCCGCGGGGGCCAGATTCCGGATTCCTCATGTACCCGGGTGAAGGATCTCGATGGGGATATTTCGACACGACGGGCCTCGCCCATGCGCTGGGTGAACCGTGCTATATCGTCCGTCCGCATGCGCCGGGGACGACGCTGATCCCGAACGGGCTCCCGGTGTTTACGGTGTACTCCGAGAACGACGACGACGCCCGCCGCGAACTCGGCTCCGATTCACGCCTCACGTTCACGGCGCCGGCCGATGGCGACTACATCGTCCGCCTGAAGGATGTGCGGGGCCAGGAGGGAGAGAAATACAACTACACCCTGACCGTGCGCCCCCCGAAGCCGAACTTCGAGGTCACGCTGCGCGACAGGAAGCTGGCCATCAGCCCCGGGAGCGGGAAGGAGTTCCGAATCACCGCCCGTCGTGATGACGGCTACGAAGGGCCGATCGAGGTAGCCATTTCCGGCTTAGCCGATGGGCTGACAGCGATTTCGCCTGTCGTGATCGAAGCGGGCCAGATCGAGGCCTTTGGCCTGATCTCCGCGCGGGCCGAGCTTGCCGAACTGCCTAAGGATATCGAAAAGTCGATTCAACTGACGGCGACCGCCCGGATCAACGACGCCGTCGTCGTGAAGGAGGTTGCCGGATTCAGCGAGTTCAAGCTCGGGCCGGCGGCGAAGGTGCTTCCCCGGATTGCGGTCAACGAATCGGGGGCGAGGCCGGTGGCCGCGCCGGAGAACGGTCCGCTCGAGTTCGAGATCGAGCCGGGCGAGACGATCATGCTGAAGCTGATCGTCGACCGGAAAGGATTTGACGGAGTTCTGCCGTTCGGAGTCGCCGATGCCGGACGCAACCTGCCGTATGGAGTGTATGTCGACAACATCGGCCTCAACGGGCTGCTGCTGCTCGACGGCCAGACGGAACGAGAGTTCTTCATCACGGCATCAAAGGTCGCGGCGGAACAGACACGTCCCTTCTTCGTCCGCACGACAGCCGATGGAGCCCAGGCGACTCCGCCTGTGATCCTCCACGTGCGGAAGAAGAAGCAGGTGGCGGGCCCGTAGGAGCCGGACTTTTCGCGCCGCTGCTATTCGTGCTTCCAGGCTGCCCTGGGGAGCGCGATTGCGTAGAGGACGGTCACGCCCCCCATGCCGACGAGCATGTAAGGGAGCCAGTCCGGCGGGTTGATGACGCGGCCCTGGCCGGTGGCGTCGGTGGTCAGCCAGCGGACGATGGTCGAGCCGCTGGGAGAGCAGGGGTGGAGCGTCACGGTCTGGACGAAGAACAGGATCGCGCCCACGCAGGCGACGTACACGCCGGTTCCGAGAAAAAGCGCGCGGGTCAACACGGTCGAAAACTCCTGACGATCCACCGTCGGCATCGTCAATGCCGGCGTCGATCTTCAGGCCGATTCCGAAGCCCGGATGCTTTTCAGAAAGATGCCCCGCGAGCAGTTCAACTGCGCGGGAGGATTGCGCCGATCATGCCGATCGGGAGGCCAGGACTTCGAGGAAGCGGTCGACCTGCGGATCGGTGCCGACGGTGATCCGGAGGCCATCGACGATCGATTCGTCCCCGGTTTTGCCGGCGAGCGCTCCGGGGAATCGCATGTAGCGGACCAGCACCCGATTCGATTTGAGAGACTCGTAGATGGCCTTGTGGCCTCCGGCCGGATGCGTGGCCCAGACGAAGTTGGCCTGGCTGTCGACGACGTGGAAACCGGCTTCGCGAAGTCGCGACGTGAGCCGTGCCCGCGTGGCAAGGACCTTGCGGCGATTCTCCAGCATCCAGGCCTGGTCGAGGATGGCCGCTTCGCCTCCCGCGAGGGCGAGTCCGTCGCAGTTATAGCTTTCCTTGATCTTCCGCATTCCGGCGATCAGTTCGGGATGCGCGACGGCAAAGCCGAGCCGCAGGCCGGCGAGGCTGTACGACTTGCTCAGCGTGCGTGTCACAACGATCCGCTTGCCTTCGGGCCGGTGCAGGAGTTCCATCCGGTGTGGCTGGTCACAAAAGTCGCCATAGGCTTCGTCGACGACGAGGATGCCGTGCGGCGGGAGGAGTTTCAGGAGGTCTTCATCCGACCAGCGATTGCCCGACGGGGAGTTGGGATTGGGAACGAAGACGAGTTTTGCGTTGGCCACGCGCGCGGCGATCGCATCGAAGTCCCACGACCAGTCGGGGTTGAGGACCAGCCGCTCGTAGCGACCGTCCTGCAGTCCGGCGAGGGTCTCGTAGAGGATGTAGCTCGGATAGGGAGAGAGGACGACATCGCCCGGATCAATGAAGGCCCGGAGCAGGATGGTGAGGTTTTCATCGCTGCCGTTGGCCGGCAGGATCCAGTCGGCGTCGAGGCCGAACAGGCCGGCGGCCGCCTTCCGAAACGACGTCCCGAGCGGATCGGGGTAGATGTTGAGGCGCGACGTAGCGGCGGCAATCGCGTCAGCCACGCGGGGGGAGGGAGGATAAGGATTCTCGTTCGTGTTCAGCTTCACCCAGCCCGATTCCTGCGGCTGCTCGCCCGGGACGTAGGCGGCGGTGCGGTCAATGGCAGGGCGGAAGAGGGACATGCGCGGACGAAGCTCAGGGACGACAAAGGGAAAAGGCCGGGCGAATCTCGGACGAAAATCGCGGGCGGCAAACGGGTGATGTAGCGAATCACCCGCCAAATGACACGCGGCCGGCGCCCGATGTTCGGCCGGCCGTGGGAGGCGGCCGGAACGATTACCTCAGGAGATTGCTGCCGCCCCGGGCGGTCCGCGTCGGCGTCTGGCCCGGCTCGTGGAAGTCCTTCAGTTCCATCGTCGTCTCCAGCCCGGCCGTCCTGGCCGTCTGCCGGACTTTTCCGAACTGCGGAACAAAGTCGTAGCTCATTGAAACCGACTCGCCGGCGGCCTGGAAGTTCTCCCCCGTGACACGGTGGGTCTTGAACGTCTGGTCCCGATCGCCGTTCGAGCTGCGCACGTGGAACTGGCCTTCGCTTGCGACAAAGTCCCCGCGGATCATCTTGTCGGCGACTTTCGACGCCACCGACCACTTCGCACCGGCCTGGGGAGGAAGACTCAGAAACTTGAGCGGGGGCTCGACTGGCTTTCCGGAAACGGCCACGCGGTAAACGCCATCGCTGCGGACGGCCAGGTGCTCAAAACTGACGACGCGGTCTTCATAAAGCGTGTCGATCCGGGCGCACAGCTCTCCTTGCATCTCTTCGTGTGCGGTCACCTTCTCCCGCACGATGAGGGGGCCCGACTGGAAAATCCACTGGGTTCCGACAGCGAGGGGATAGAGCTCGCAGCGGTCGAGAGTCGTCGATTCGGCTGCTGGAGCGTTGGTGTCGGCCGCCCTGGTCCAGGCGGTCGTGACGACCAGAACGATGGCGCAGGCCGTCATCAGCGGGCGAAAGTCGACGGGAACCCACGGGAATCTCGTTCGAGCTCGCAGGCCTGAATGCAGCATCCCGATGTCTCCCTGAGGGCGTCCGTGAGCGTCTTTCAAGGGTAGTTCAGATCGGGAACTCTCAACAATCGGTGTTTTTCGGGACAGCCAGCGTTTGGCAGCGAGTTGGCGCTGTTCCCTCATTTCGTTCAAGGACTTCTTGAAACGCATCGAAACTCACCGATAAAATCCGCCAGCCTCCGGCTCCCCATGCAGCGCTCCGTTTGACGGTCGATTGTATGCCGTGACCGTCGGCGAATTGTGATCGTCATCGTGAGCGATCACCAAGCACTGTCTCTAACATTGCAAAGAGGTCATGCCCAAGGCGTCCGACATTCGGGTCGTGGAAGCCGAGATTTCGTTTGAACCCTGCACGTTCCGTTCGCCGTTGAAGTTTGGCGGGCGAACCATGGAGCATTCCACGCTCATCAACGTGACGGTGTCGGTCGAAACTCGCGGCAAGAAGCATGCGGTGGGTTTTGGAAGCATGCCGGCCGGCAACATCTGGGCCTGGCCTTCCACTCAGGTCTCGCCCGAACAGACCGAGCAGGCGATGCTCGACTTCGCACAGGAAGTCGTCGACATCGCAACCACGTTCGATACCTACGAGCATCCGCTCGATCTGGTGTACGACCTTTCGGGTGAGTACGACCACCTGGGGAAAGTCGTCGCCAAGAAACTGGGCATGGAAGAGAGCATGCCCCGCCTCGCGGCGCTGGTGGCCGCCAGCCCCCTCGATGCGGCGATCCACGATGCATTCGGCCGGGTCAATCTGCAGAACAGCTACAACATGCTGTCGAAGCAGTACATGAACCGGGACCTGTCGGAATACCTCGACAAGGATTTCGCGGGGGAATACCTCGACAAGTACACGCTCCGCCAGCCGACGCCGACGCTGGGCCTGTACCATCTGGTCGGGGCCCTCGATGCGCTGACGCCGGCCGACGTCGAGAAGCCGATCAAGGACGGCCTGCCCGAATCGCTCGATGCGTGGATTGCCGCCGAGGGGCTGACGCACTTCAAGATCAAGCTGAACGGCGAGGAACTGGGCTGGGACGTGAATCGCGTTCTGTCAGTCGAGAAGGTCGTCGTCGAGGCCCAGCAGAAGAAGAAGGTCGCGAACTGGAACTACTCGCTCGATTTCAACGAGAAGTGCCCGAACGTCGACTACGTGCTCGACTTCCTGAAGAAGGTGAAAGAGCAGGCGCCGAGCGCGTACGACCGCATCCAGTACATCGAGCAGCCGACGCATCGGGACCTCAAGGCGAGCTCTGAAAACAAGATGCACGCCGCCGCGAAGCTGAAGCCGGTGGTGATCGATGAATCGCTCATCGATTACGACGCCCTGCTGATGGCCCGGGACCTCGGCTACAGCGGCGTGGCGCTGAAGGCCTGCAAGGGGCACAGCGAGGCGCTGTTCGCTGCCGCCGCCGCCCAGAAATTCGGGATGTTCCTGTGCGTGCAGGACCTGACCTGCCCTGGCGCGGCCTTCCTGCATTCCGCCAGTCTCGCGGCCCGGGTCCCCGGCGTCTCGACGATCGAAGGGAATGCACGGCAATACTGCCCGAGCGCGAACAGGAAACTGGCCCGCACTTTCCCGGGGCTGTTCGACATCAAGGACGGCACGATCAACACGAGCGTGCTGACGGCCGACGGACTCGGTTGGTAAT contains:
- a CDS encoding enolase C-terminal domain-like protein, with protein sequence MPKASDIRVVEAEISFEPCTFRSPLKFGGRTMEHSTLINVTVSVETRGKKHAVGFGSMPAGNIWAWPSTQVSPEQTEQAMLDFAQEVVDIATTFDTYEHPLDLVYDLSGEYDHLGKVVAKKLGMEESMPRLAALVAASPLDAAIHDAFGRVNLQNSYNMLSKQYMNRDLSEYLDKDFAGEYLDKYTLRQPTPTLGLYHLVGALDALTPADVEKPIKDGLPESLDAWIAAEGLTHFKIKLNGEELGWDVNRVLSVEKVVVEAQQKKKVANWNYSLDFNEKCPNVDYVLDFLKKVKEQAPSAYDRIQYIEQPTHRDLKASSENKMHAAAKLKPVVIDESLIDYDALLMARDLGYSGVALKACKGHSEALFAAAAAQKFGMFLCVQDLTCPGAAFLHSASLAARVPGVSTIEGNARQYCPSANRKLARTFPGLFDIKDGTINTSVLTADGLGW
- a CDS encoding FG-GAP repeat domain-containing protein, which encodes MFAKSTIGPDAVTPPWITNVRIADLDGDGRSDVLACDARLNTVWWYRQTPAGSWEEHRLGEDLVAPAHATVVDLDGDGRNDVLVAELGSIWPEDGVIGRVILLKNVTEAAGKGTPRFEKRVVLDDVRRVSDVQAGDLNGDGRIDLVVAAFGYDRGEVLWLENMGDLKFRDHSLHSAPGAIHVPLADFNRDGRTDIVTIVSQDEEELWGFENVGEGKFQSRKLWSTPNFDLGSAGLVADDLDQDGLIDLVLPVGDNLEDINSYPQPYHGCLWFRNRGDWTFDVQRIATFGGTYAAAVGDLNGDRHRDVVLVSMFNDWDDPRHASIIWLENDGKQNFRPWQIDEKPTHLVTVDCGDLNGDGRDDIVAGGLHLTSPFDRLGRMTSWSPTTKGTP
- the hisC gene encoding histidinol-phosphate transaminase; amino-acid sequence: MSLFRPAIDRTAAYVPGEQPQESGWVKLNTNENPYPPSPRVADAIAAATSRLNIYPDPLGTSFRKAAAGLFGLDADWILPANGSDENLTILLRAFIDPGDVVLSPYPSYILYETLAGLQDGRYERLVLNPDWSWDFDAIAARVANAKLVFVPNPNSPSGNRWSDEDLLKLLPPHGILVVDEAYGDFCDQPHRMELLHRPEGKRIVVTRTLSKSYSLAGLRLGFAVAHPELIAGMRKIKESYNCDGLALAGGEAAILDQAWMLENRRKVLATRARLTSRLREAGFHVVDSQANFVWATHPAGGHKAIYESLKSNRVLVRYMRFPGALAGKTGDESIVDGLRITVGTDPQVDRFLEVLASRSA
- a CDS encoding carboxypeptidase-like regulatory domain-containing protein, giving the protein MRNLATKLVAMGMASFLLASGCSGAADEAPAVLVPATGVVKLKGQPLSGVSVSFIPDYDTKGTGGFAATDSEGKFAVKHQSGKDGIEPGRYRIVLSRMMKSDGSPIPSGESAMDHGGVETIPLKYTSPTTTPLQPNCTDKSEPMILELQGK
- a CDS encoding c-type cytochrome domain-containing protein gives rise to the protein MRLGCAPVCLWGLLAVIAAWAAAPSCGADPAPDYSTQVAPLLTKYCAGCHKSDEPEGKFSVSTWPELQKGGEHGPAFLAGDSGSSRLIRLITGASDPKMPPEGETQPTEGEIAVLKAWIDSGAKGPSGSEPDRPRLVVPSIASRVKRQPVTAIAASPDGRRLAVAGFEAVHVLTRANLARADAPKVGEWGTVRTLTGLAGKVQSLHFSADSERLICASGVPGLAGKASLWEVVEGRLEKLREFEGHRDTVYDAELSPDGKLVATCSYDRRAILWDAESGAQLRVLEGHTGAIYDVAFSPDGKVVATASADDTCKLWAASTGERLDTLIQPLKECYAVAFSPDGERVLAGGADSRIRVWQFVSKTKPAINPQIEARFAHEGAILQMALTPDGSRLITAADNRTIKLWETTRLTEIHLYESQPSLPVALAVSGDGREFFVGRLDGSLARYDIPQAKSTATTLPTVAATPAEPMPMPSEMATTAEQEPNNEPGSATPITAPGTATGIVHSAGDDRPDVDHFRFPAKAGQAIVLEVNAARSKSPLDSQIEVLTAAGERIPRVELQAVKDSYFTFRGKNGTQADDFRIFNWEEMELNELLYCNGEVVKLWHYPRGPDSGFLMYPGEGSRWGYFDTTGLAHALGEPCYIVRPHAPGTTLIPNGLPVFTVYSENDDDARRELGSDSRLTFTAPADGDYIVRLKDVRGQEGEKYNYTLTVRPPKPNFEVTLRDRKLAISPGSGKEFRITARRDDGYEGPIEVAISGLADGLTAISPVVIEAGQIEAFGLISARAELAELPKDIEKSIQLTATARINDAVVVKEVAGFSEFKLGPAAKVLPRIAVNESGARPVAAPENGPLEFEIEPGETIMLKLIVDRKGFDGVLPFGVADAGRNLPYGVYVDNIGLNGLLLLDGQTEREFFITASKVAAEQTRPFFVRTTADGAQATPPVILHVRKKKQVAGP
- a CDS encoding C2 domain-containing protein is translated as MIYQNPSDDVLRSAHLITLYDPRVPGWNLILIDEVDRGTYTGKTWNVVDIAADSTDPAAVQQWRDSIAHIRSTGPEG
- a CDS encoding tetratricopeptide repeat protein, giving the protein MSRVTLPAVLIALELLAGGAAIGWRLTQRVPPEVQWARLDPATAEELRELRTRVGRSPERWLQLGEAYLAFGFLPEAEATLAESLRLEPDSFDIRYARGYALQRLGRLDEAIDQLQQAAEIAPPVKESTCWYHIGRGQLRKEATNAAELAFRRHPNFPPSAFQLAKILVRSDRAKEALPILDELDRRFPGSLQPRQLRALAEEALKTGSEPARTRRLIETAPEKVQLTDHHQFLGPTRFRYGAGSKVAAFQKWRSQGQDKAAAAGFLELMESLNAEDQHKLAPMLAELELQLQQPEITERLLMDYFESAAVTPKTLMLFGDAHTMQRHWDQALEIYLRVLQMRPDSEIHRRLSLCFERVKDADKARFHTARALCYEGIEAFRRNELPEALAALNESVRLDPAQDLAWFYLGEAESSSGNQLMARQAYEKCLVLNPHFGRAAVVLGESAL